A stretch of the Arvicola amphibius chromosome 8, mArvAmp1.2, whole genome shotgun sequence genome encodes the following:
- the Spp2 gene encoding secreted phosphoprotein 24, with protein sequence MEQAMLQTLVLLALGMHYQCASGFPVYDFDPSSLQEALKASVAKVNSQSLSPYLFQATRNSLKRVNVLDEDTVVMNLEFSVQETTCLRDSGDLSSCTFRRGYYVPTAACRSTVQMSKGQVQDVWAHCRWASASESNSSEEMILGDMPRSYRRRNDYLLGFLTDEFRNERFQDRSLENVRRRHLPAHRRFQNLHQRARVNSGFE encoded by the exons ATGGAGCAGGCAATGCTGCAGACGCTTGTTCTGTTGGCTCTGGGAATGCACTACCAGTGTGCCTCAG GTTTCCCGGTGTACGACTTCGACCCTTCCTCCCTGCAGGAAGCCCTCAAGGCCTCGGTGGCGAAGGTGAACTCGCAGTCCCTGAGTCCTTACCTGTTTCAGGCGACCCGGAACTCCTTGAAAAGA GTCAATGTCCTGGATGAAGACACCGTGGTCATGAACTTGGAGTTCAGTGTTCAGGAAACGACATGCCTGAGAGATTCTGGTGATCTCTCCTCCTGTACATTCCGAAGGGGTTACTATGTG CCAACAGCTGCTTGCCGGAGCACCGTGCAGATGTCCAAGGGACAGGTTCAGGATGTGTGGGCTCACTGCCGCTGGGCCTCCGCATCCGAGTCCAACAGCAGTGAAGAG ATGATTTTGGGGGACATGCCAAGATCCTATAGACGGAGGAATGATTATCTGCTGG GTTTTCTTACGGATGAATTCAGAAACGAACGATTCCAGGACCGGTCACTTG AGAATGTGAGAAGAAGACATCTTCCTGCACATAGAAGGTTCCAAAATCTCCATCAAAGAGCAAGAGTAAACTCTGGCTTTGAGTGA